The following proteins come from a genomic window of Pseudomonas sp. WJP1:
- a CDS encoding HPP family protein, which produces MLARWLPAAINTRPSEWSRAAIGMALGTMFSVWLCAQVFGMQVAQHLVGPLGASAVLLFAVSSGALAQPWSILGGYLSAAVVALLVAHVLGRTLGSACLAAGMALILMCWLRCLHPPAGALALLLVLADPATIAMDWKALGPVMLAALTMLFSALAYNNLTRIRYPKRASEPVAVVPADHPPVDSQAITAQDLKLALAQMEAFIDVTPEDLEQLIHATELQARRRSIGEVLSRTTSD; this is translated from the coding sequence ATGCTTGCTCGCTGGTTGCCCGCCGCTATCAATACCCGCCCCTCGGAATGGAGTCGCGCCGCCATCGGCATGGCGCTGGGAACGATGTTCAGCGTCTGGCTGTGCGCTCAGGTATTCGGCATGCAAGTGGCGCAGCACCTGGTCGGTCCGCTGGGTGCCTCGGCGGTACTGCTGTTTGCCGTGTCGTCCGGCGCGCTCGCGCAACCCTGGTCGATACTCGGCGGTTATTTGAGCGCCGCAGTGGTAGCCCTATTGGTGGCTCACGTGCTCGGACGGACCCTGGGCAGTGCTTGCCTGGCGGCGGGCATGGCGCTGATCCTGATGTGCTGGCTGCGTTGCCTGCACCCGCCGGCCGGAGCGCTGGCATTGCTGTTGGTCCTGGCCGACCCCGCGACCATTGCCATGGACTGGAAAGCCCTGGGCCCGGTGATGCTCGCAGCACTGACCATGCTGTTCAGTGCCCTGGCCTACAACAATCTCACGCGCATCCGTTACCCGAAACGCGCCAGCGAACCGGTGGCCGTAGTGCCCGCCGACCACCCTCCCGTCGACAGCCAGGCGATCACCGCCCAGGACCTGAAACTGGCCCTGGCGCAGATGGAGGCCTTCATTGACGTCACCCCCGAAGACCTTGAACAGCTGATCCATGCCACTGAGCTGCAGGCCAGGCGACGCAGTATTGGTGAGGTGTTGTCCCGCACGACGTCCGACTAG
- a CDS encoding MmgE/PrpD family protein, translating into MSGRLQRLAQFCTDTRFEDLPPALVEQAKRHILDTFGATLAGAGSDVARTAREVYQGEAGSCLIWGTQQRVGAAQAAMLNGIAAHALELDDTGGCDHSGAVVIPAVMAAVSLSDQPVTGREFITAVVIGYEVGRRVLEACGGYSAHNGAGWHSTATCGVFGAAAACARILRLDAGQTLSALGIAGSFSGGLWAFIHDGSQSKKLHSGRAAEGGLLAARFARQGISGPTRLFEDVWGGFLKTLAAPTSNPEALDAGLGVVWKLARCSIKPYASCRGTHSAIDALSLLLEQLDVQVDQVEDIQVSLCGFLKDMCGGHDVASLAAAQMSLPYALAARLVHGHCRLQAYDDDLRCDPRIAPWMSRIRLEVDRQLSEDGEPVVSVRTVDGRQASLCVDPPLGAPGNPLSDAALEEKFFSLAERVMPRGQAEELLGQLWRLEALESVRTIERWLV; encoded by the coding sequence ATGAGCGGACGCCTGCAGCGACTGGCGCAGTTTTGCACCGATACACGATTCGAAGACCTGCCACCGGCGCTGGTCGAGCAAGCCAAGCGACACATCCTCGATACCTTCGGCGCGACACTGGCCGGGGCCGGGAGCGATGTGGCGCGAACGGCGCGCGAGGTTTACCAAGGCGAAGCTGGCAGTTGCTTGATCTGGGGCACCCAGCAACGGGTCGGCGCGGCACAGGCAGCAATGCTCAATGGCATCGCCGCCCACGCCCTGGAACTGGACGACACCGGCGGCTGCGATCATTCCGGCGCGGTGGTGATACCGGCGGTGATGGCCGCGGTGTCGCTGTCCGATCAACCGGTGACGGGACGCGAGTTCATCACCGCCGTGGTGATCGGCTACGAAGTCGGACGCCGGGTGCTCGAAGCCTGCGGCGGTTACTCGGCCCATAACGGCGCCGGCTGGCATTCCACGGCGACCTGCGGAGTGTTCGGCGCGGCGGCGGCCTGCGCGCGGATCCTGCGCCTGGACGCCGGGCAGACTTTGTCGGCCCTGGGCATCGCCGGCAGTTTCAGCGGCGGCTTGTGGGCCTTCATCCACGATGGTTCGCAAAGCAAGAAACTGCACAGCGGCCGAGCCGCCGAAGGTGGTTTGCTCGCGGCGCGCTTCGCCCGGCAAGGCATCAGCGGGCCGACCCGGCTGTTTGAGGATGTCTGGGGTGGATTTCTCAAGACCCTCGCCGCCCCCACTTCCAACCCCGAGGCGCTGGATGCCGGGCTGGGCGTCGTGTGGAAACTCGCCCGTTGCTCGATCAAGCCCTACGCCTCTTGCCGGGGTACGCATTCGGCCATCGACGCCCTGAGCCTGTTGCTCGAGCAACTCGATGTGCAAGTCGATCAGGTTGAAGACATACAGGTGTCGTTGTGCGGTTTTCTAAAGGACATGTGCGGCGGCCATGACGTCGCGAGCCTGGCGGCGGCGCAAATGAGCCTGCCCTATGCGTTGGCGGCGCGGCTGGTGCACGGTCATTGCCGTCTGCAGGCCTACGACGATGACTTGCGATGCGATCCGCGCATTGCCCCGTGGATGTCGCGCATTCGCCTTGAAGTGGACCGGCAACTGTCCGAGGATGGCGAACCCGTGGTGAGCGTGCGGACCGTGGACGGTCGGCAGGCGAGCCTGTGCGTCGATCCGCCCTTGGGGGCGCCGGGTAATCCGTTGAGTGATGCGGCGCTGGAGGAGAAGTTTTTCAGTTTGGCAGAGCGGGTGATGCCGCGGGGGCAGGCTGAGGAATTGCTGGGGCAGTTGTGGCGGCTGGAAGCGCTGGAATCGGTGCGCACGATTGAGCGGTGGCTGGTTTGA
- a CDS encoding MFS transporter, whose protein sequence is MATYSLVIRRLMIVSLTIVVSRAITSPLLTLFLSNKLGLNQQDVGLLLGIAVFIATLLALYGGYIIDRLEKRRLLILAMLSSAIGFVLLTFAENLYLTTLTLVITETASALFLIGSKAILSENLPMGQRAKAFSLRYTLTNIGYATGPMLGVVIAGVYPIAPFLIAGGIAFFSIFLMLGIPRDSAQTPTISQPQSFLKTLVTLKNDRTLIMFTCGCLLSTVVHGRFTLYLSQYLLVTEDSKRALETMAALLACNAISVILLQYQIGRFLNREQLRYWIAGGTSLFIVGLIGFSLADSLVGWCVAMFIFTLGEMIIYPAEFLFVDTLAPEELRGSYYGAQNLAALGGALSPVICGFLLMHTPAPTMFYALSALTAMGGFLCFMSGRRVAIHQK, encoded by the coding sequence GTGGCCACTTACTCGCTCGTTATTCGCCGGCTGATGATCGTGTCGCTGACCATCGTCGTCAGCCGCGCCATCACCAGCCCGCTGCTCACCCTGTTCCTGAGCAACAAACTGGGCCTCAACCAGCAGGACGTCGGCTTGCTGCTGGGCATCGCGGTATTCATCGCCACCCTGCTCGCCCTGTACGGCGGCTACATCATCGACCGCCTGGAAAAACGCCGGTTGCTGATCCTGGCGATGCTCTCCAGCGCCATCGGCTTCGTGCTGCTGACCTTTGCCGAAAACCTCTACCTGACCACCCTGACCCTGGTGATCACCGAAACTGCCTCGGCCTTGTTCCTCATCGGCTCCAAGGCGATCCTCAGCGAAAACCTGCCCATGGGCCAACGTGCCAAGGCATTTTCCCTGCGCTACACCCTGACCAACATCGGCTACGCCACCGGCCCCATGCTCGGCGTGGTGATCGCCGGGGTCTATCCGATCGCGCCGTTCCTGATCGCCGGGGGCATCGCGTTCTTCAGCATCTTCCTGATGCTGGGTATCCCCAGGGACTCAGCGCAGACACCGACAATCAGCCAACCGCAGAGCTTCCTCAAGACCCTGGTCACCCTGAAAAACGACCGCACGCTGATCATGTTCACCTGCGGCTGTCTGCTCAGCACCGTGGTGCACGGGCGCTTCACCCTGTACCTGTCGCAATACCTGCTGGTCACCGAAGATTCCAAACGCGCCCTGGAAACCATGGCGGCCCTGCTCGCCTGCAATGCGATCAGCGTGATCCTGCTGCAATACCAGATCGGCCGCTTCCTCAACCGCGAGCAACTGCGTTACTGGATCGCAGGCGGCACCAGCCTGTTCATTGTCGGGCTGATCGGTTTCAGCCTGGCCGACAGCCTGGTGGGCTGGTGCGTGGCGATGTTCATCTTCACCCTCGGCGAAATGATCATCTACCCGGCCGAATTCCTCTTCGTCGACACCCTGGCCCCGGAAGAACTGCGCGGCAGCTACTACGGCGCGCAAAACCTGGCCGCCCTCGGTGGCGCATTGAGCCCGGTGATCTGTGGCTTCCTGTTGATGCACACCCCGGCGCCGACCATGTTCTATGCCTTGAGCGCGCTGACGGCCATGGGCGGTTTCCTGTGTTTCATGAGTGGCCGGCGCGTGGCGATACATCAGAAATAA
- a CDS encoding acyl-CoA dehydrogenase family protein, with the protein MSTSLLERLGTPLFDPGKRHQLPLRNYMDLTIERMRTIVRDGLITNDMWLGQARQSDFRQMYECTGLIGAYDYALFSSIVDHMIAGNALFAQASALQVACYRQEVIEMGAVYAFGCTEISSGSDVRNLQTRVTFDRQGQCLILHTPSPAACKFWIGNALHAAQVVMVLARLIVDGEDEGLHWFRVPIREQENGPLFPGVKVMACDPKGGIHANQVAGIRFEQMKLSLDALMQRHAYFKDGNFSSDVPRSERLTCAMETFIQERLLLLAAASSGAGLCAHLAYRFAGHRQVQAGNTHVPLLGKPLIRQRLYTEQLKALALKLLEQAIVSKFEAHWDQRHKRKELHILAAVAKSVGTWMALDVMGMCREICGSQGFHHYNQIVTLRMDCEISVTFAGDNSVMAYQVARDAITRPRFASRPTANVAQRIEKKIVEHCANPGEVSHRQAVALTYARALDLIIAEVESNQLVSPQTLHDLIEVFQRQLSEGGFVANSNELDSHASEAQLAMLAALLRPPCELVSAPIDKPDYIRQFTAALFGEQ; encoded by the coding sequence ATGAGCACCTCACTCCTGGAACGGCTGGGCACCCCGCTGTTCGACCCCGGGAAACGGCACCAGCTGCCGCTGCGCAATTACATGGACCTGACCATCGAGCGCATGCGCACGATTGTGCGCGATGGCCTGATCACCAATGACATGTGGCTGGGCCAGGCACGTCAGTCAGACTTTCGCCAGATGTATGAATGCACGGGGTTGATCGGCGCCTACGACTATGCGCTGTTCTCGTCGATCGTCGACCACATGATCGCCGGCAACGCCCTGTTCGCCCAGGCAAGCGCACTGCAAGTGGCGTGCTACCGCCAGGAAGTGATCGAGATGGGCGCGGTGTATGCCTTTGGCTGTACCGAGATCAGCAGCGGCTCGGATGTGCGCAACCTGCAAACCCGCGTCACCTTCGACCGGCAAGGCCAGTGTCTGATCCTGCATACGCCGTCCCCGGCCGCCTGCAAGTTCTGGATCGGCAATGCCTTGCACGCAGCGCAAGTGGTCATGGTGCTGGCGCGTTTGATCGTCGACGGCGAGGACGAAGGGTTGCACTGGTTTCGGGTGCCGATCCGCGAGCAGGAGAATGGCCCGTTGTTTCCCGGCGTCAAGGTCATGGCCTGCGATCCCAAGGGAGGAATCCACGCCAACCAGGTGGCCGGCATACGTTTCGAGCAGATGAAACTGTCGCTCGATGCGTTGATGCAACGGCACGCATACTTCAAGGACGGCAACTTCAGCAGCGATGTGCCCAGAAGCGAACGCCTGACCTGCGCCATGGAGACGTTCATCCAGGAACGTTTGTTGCTCCTGGCCGCTGCGAGCAGCGGCGCTGGCCTGTGCGCCCACCTGGCCTACCGTTTCGCCGGCCATCGCCAGGTCCAGGCCGGCAATACGCACGTACCGCTGTTGGGTAAACCGTTGATTCGCCAACGGCTATACACCGAACAACTCAAGGCGCTGGCCCTGAAGCTGTTGGAACAGGCCATCGTATCGAAATTCGAAGCGCACTGGGATCAGCGGCACAAGCGCAAGGAACTGCACATCCTCGCCGCCGTAGCCAAAAGCGTCGGTACCTGGATGGCGCTGGATGTCATGGGCATGTGCCGGGAAATCTGCGGTTCCCAGGGTTTTCACCATTACAACCAGATCGTCACGTTGCGCATGGACTGCGAGATCAGCGTCACGTTTGCAGGGGACAACAGTGTCATGGCCTACCAGGTGGCCAGGGATGCGATCACCCGGCCGCGTTTTGCTTCACGCCCTACCGCCAACGTTGCCCAGCGCATCGAGAAGAAAATTGTCGAACACTGTGCAAATCCGGGTGAAGTCTCCCACCGACAAGCCGTCGCTCTGACCTACGCGCGCGCCCTCGACCTGATTATCGCGGAAGTCGAGAGCAATCAACTGGTGTCGCCGCAAACGTTGCATGACCTGATCGAGGTGTTTCAGAGGCAATTAAGCGAAGGAGGATTCGTCGCCAACAGCAACGAGCTGGACAGTCACGCCAGCGAAGCTCAACTGGCCATGCTGGCGGCCTTGCTGAGACCGCCGTGCGAACTGGTCAGCGCCCCCATCGACAAGCCGGATTACATCCGCCAGTTCACTGCTGCGCTGTTCGGGGAGCAGTGA